Genomic segment of Maricaulis maris:
ACTTCCGGGCCGCTGAGGCGGCGTCGTCCGGTGAGGACGAAGTGACCGCCAACCTCGCACTGATCACGTGCACCTCGGCAAGCTGATCCTCCCAGACTGTTTGCATGTTGCACCACCTAGCGGCCGGGACAGGTTTGTCCCGGCCGTTTTTTATGGCGCCGGTCAGGCGGTCCCCGGCACAGGCTGCGGTGTCGGGTTCTAAATGGTTTCGATTGCAACTAAAACGGTATGAACACTGTGACCGGCTGGCTTCTGTCAGCGCGACACTGAGGGGACACGCCAAGATGATCCGCCCGCCTCAGCCCTTGCTGGAGGGGTATCGCGAGTTTCGCCGCGACGCCTACAAAATGCAGCGCGCGCATTATGCAGAGCTGGCCAAGGGACAGAATCCGCACACGCTTATTATTGCCTGCTCCGATAGCCGGGTGGACCCGGCCGTGGTGTTCAACGCCCGGCCCGGCGACCTGTTTGTGGTCCGCAATGTCGCTAACCTGGTGCCGCCGATGGACGATGACGGCGGGCGCCATGGCGTGTCAGCCGCCATCGAGTTCGCGGTCAGCGCACTGAGGGTCGACCATATTGTCGTGATGGGGCATGGCCAGTGCAGTGGCGTGGCAGCCTGCGTTGCCGGCGTTGATACCACCGCGTTCAAGTATCTCGGGCCCTGGCTCGAGCCTCTGGAACCCGCTCGGGCAGAAGTCGTTGCGGGTCATGCCGGCGCGGGTGAAGACGCCTTGTGCGCCGCGCTCGAGCTCAACTCGATCCGGCATTCTCTCGATCGGTTGCACGAGTTTCCCTTTATCGAACAGGCGATCCGCGACCGTGGCCTTGGTCTGCACGGGGCCCGTTTCTCCATCCATGACGGGGTTCTGGAGTGGATGGGGGAAGACGGCCAATTCGATCCGGTCTAGCCTCATTTTCAGGTTCCGGCTCCGTCAGATCCTGATCCGGTCAAACGTCACAGGACACACCCTTGGCAGACATGTCCGTCTCTCCAACGCTTCGTTTTCCCGACGCGGTCGATGCGCAAACCCGGTCCGTCCGCCTGCGAGATGTGACGCGCGAGAGTCTGGCCGCAGCCGCGTTTCTTGATGATCGCTGGGATCGTACCGGATGCGCCGCACACTCCGTGCCGCTGGCCAAGCTGGTGCCCGACGGACCGGGCGCGCGGCCGGTCTTCATCTGGCATTCGGCGTTCTGCTGCTCGACCCTTCTGGCGCGCTGTCTCGACAAGCCGGGTCGCAATCTGAGCCTGCGCGAGCCGGCCGCCTTGATGGAGGTTGCCAATATCAAGCGTCGGGACGGGGTGGCGGTCTCGGACCTCTGGCTGCGCGGGCTCCTGCCGTCGCTTGCGGCCAGTGCGGGGACGGATGCCTGTGTCACGATCAAGCCGACCAATACGGTCAATAACCTGATCGCCGACCCGGCGCGGCTATTCCCGCAGGCACGGCATCTCTTTCTGACGTCGAGCCTGCGCGGCTTCCTGACCTCGCTGGCCAAGAAGGGCGAGGCGGGCCGGTCCTTTGCGCGCCGGCTGTTCACCATCTTTGCGATGGACGGGCACCCCGTGGCCCGGTCCGATCCGCGCCAGTTGATGCAAATGTCCGATCTGCAGATCGCGGCCATCGTCTGGCACATGCAGATCGCAACCCTGCAGGCCGCGTTGGCACAGGGACCGGCGGCGGCCTTCGCATCGCTCGATGGCGATGCCTTCGTCGCCGCACCGGCGGCCGCGCTGACGGCAGTTGACGAGTTTTTTGGCCTTGAGCTCGGTGCCGCGCATATCGCCGCGACGGCCGACGGGCCGTTGTTCAGGCAGGACGCCAAGCATGCCGGGCAGGCCCACGGTGCCGAGCGCCGTCGCCAGGAGGCGGCGGCGATTGCTGCCAGCCTGGGTCCGGAACTCGATGCCATCATTGAATGGAGCCATGGGCTGTTCCCGCAATCACCGCGGGACGGACGCCTGCCCAATCCGCTAATCTGAACCGGCCGATAACAGGCCGGCCCCACACTCGATGCACAGGGAAGAAACAGGATGAAACTCGCAACGCTGAAATCCGATAGCCGGGACGGTCGCCTGGTTGTGGTCTCGAAGGACCTCGCCTGGTGCGCAGATGCCCATCAGGTCGCGCCGACCCTGCAGGCGGCGCTGGACGACTGGGAGCGCTGCGAGCCGGCCCTGCGCTCGCTGTCTGATGAACTCGAGCGCGAGACCATTCCGCGCGAACGCTTCCATGAGCGCGAGGCCCTGTCGCCTCTGCCGAGGGCGTTTCAGTGGGCCGACGGCTCGGCCTATGTCAATCACGTCGAACTTGTGCGCAAGGCGCGCAGTGCCGAGATGCCGGACACGTTCTGGACTGATCCGCTGATGTACCAGGGCGGCTCCGACGCCTTCCTCGCACCCCGCGGCGATATCCCGCTCGGTGACACGGCCTGGGGCTGTGACATGGAAGGCGAGATCGCGGTGATTACCGGTGACGCACCGGCCGGTTGCTCAGTGGATGAGGCGGCGAAGACAATCCGTCTTGTCATGCTGGTCAATGACGTCTCCCTGCGCGGTCTGATCCCGGGTGAGCTGGCCAAGGGCTTCGGCTTCTTCCAGGCCAAGCCGCCGAGCGCCTTCTCGCCGGTCGCCGTGACCCCGGACGAGCTCGGCGAGGCCTGGGACGGCAAGAAGCTGCATTTGCCGCTGCTGGTGAAATACAATGGCGAGATGTTCGGCAAGGCCGAGTGCGGGATCGACATGACCTTCGATTTCCCGCAACTGATCGCCCACCTCGCCAAGACGCGTCCGGTCACTGCTGGCACGATCGTCGGCTCGGGAACGGTCTCCAACAAGCTTGACGATGGTCCCGGCAAGCCGATCTCGGAGGGCGGGGTCGGCTATTCCTGCATTGCCGAGATCCGGATGATCGAGACCATCAAGGACGGCAAGCCGGCGACACCCTTCATGCAATACGGCGACACGGTCCGGATCGAGATGAAGGACAAGGCCGGCAAGTCCATCTTTGGCGCCATCGAGCAGGAAGTGGTCAAGGCATAAGCGGCGCCCTGACCGACCGGCTTCCATACCGGACCAACGATCACTAGACTTCAATGCAATATCAGAGGGGCGGGGTGGCATACCTCGCCCCCGATTTTGTCGGGGAGCCCGGTTGATCCGGTGATCATGCCATGTCTGCCATCCAGGCCTATGTCCAACGCGAGTTCGGAACCTTCTCGGACCTGGTCGCCCTGCAGGCTGCTGCGCGGCCGGATCATGATGCGATCCGTTGCGGTGACGCGCGTCTGGATTATCGCGCCTTCGATGCGCGGGCCAACCGGATTGCCGCACGCCTGCAGGCGGACGGGGTGGAGCCGGGCGGTGTGGTCGCGATCTGCGCGGCCAGCCATGTCGACTACATGGCCGTATTCCTTGGAACCCTGCGCTGCGGCGCCGCCATCTCACCGCTCTCGCCTTCGGCAACGCCGGCACAGCTGGCGGCGATGATCCGCGATTGCGGCGCCAGCCATGTCGCGCTCGACGCGGCGGTTTCGGCTCACCTGTCGGACGAGCTGGCCGGACTGTCTGCGCGTCCGCTGGCGCTCGAGGCGGGCGCTGCAGGCGCGGCTCTCGATGACTGGCTTGGTGACGCCGCAGACCCTCCGGCGGCGGTCGAAATCACGCCCGAGATGGCGTTCAACATCATCTACTCCTCCGGCACCACGGGCACGCCCAAGGGGATCGTCCAGTCGCACCGCATGCGCTGGCCGCACAACCATCTGACCGATCCGGTCGGCTTCGGTCCCGGCGCGGTCACGCTCTGCTCGACGCCGCTCTACTCCAACACCACGCTGGTCAGTGTGCTGCCGACCCTGGCCGGCGGCGGCACGCTCGTCCTTATGCCCAAATTCGAGGCGCGCGGCTTTCTGGAGCTGGCGCAACGGCACAAGGCGACCCATTCCATGCTGGTGCCGGTGCAGTATCAGCGCATCCTCGCCGTGCCGGATTTCGATGCATTCGACCTCTCGGCCTATCAGCTCAAATTCTGCACGTCGGCGCCGTTCTCGGCGGAGCTGAAAGCCGAAGTCCTGGCCCGTTGGCCGGGCGGCCTGGTGGAATATTACGGCATGACCGAGGGTGGCGGCTCCTGTGTCCTCGTCGCGCATGAACATCCCGACAAGCTGCATACGGTCGGCAAGGCGATGCCGGGCCATGATATCCGCGTCATCGATCCGCAGGGGCAGGAATGCGCAGCGGGCGAAATTGGCGAGGTGGTTGGGCGTTCGGGGGCGATGATGACTGGCTATCACGGCCAGCCGGAAAAGACGCGCGAGGCGGAATGGCATGCGCCGGACGGCGCCCGCTTTATTCGCACGGGTGACCTGGCCGCGAAGGATGCCGACGGCTTCTTCACCATTGTCGGCCGGGCCAAGGACATGATTATTTCCGGCGGCATGAACATTTATCCCGCCGATCTGGAGGCGATCCTGCGCGCGCATGAAGCCGTCGCGGATGTCGCCGTGATCGGCGTGCCGTCACGCGACTGGGGCGAAACACCGGTCGCTTGTGTGGTCCTCGAAGCCGGCGCTGAGGTGGCGCCGGACGCGCTGCGCGCCTTTGCCAATCAACAGCTTGGAAAGATGCAGCGCATCAGCGCTGTGAGGCTGGTCGATGAGCTGCCGCGCAGTGCGATCGGCAAGGTGCTCAAGCGTGAGCTTCAGGACGCCTGGACGAAAGCGGGCTGAGGCCGGTCATCGCGGCACTAGTGCGCCTGGTCGGGGGCTGTCTTGAGCTGGTAGCGCGTGCCATCAAAGCCCTCAAAGGCCTCGGCAATTTGCGGGTGCTCGACCGGTCCATTCTCGGCATCGGGCAAAAGGTTGCCCTCCGAAACATAGGCGCCGTAATAGCTTTCATCATTCTCGGCGAGCAGGTGATAGAAGGGCTGGTCCTTGGACGGGCGGACCTCCTTGGGAATGGACTCATACCATTCCTCGGTATTGGCGAACTCCGGATCCACGTCCACCACGACCCCGCGAAAGGGGAAGAGGCGGTGGCGTACCACATCGCCGAGTCCGAATTTGGCGTTGCGAATGATCATGCTGTCTACTCTGTCACAAATTGCTGGGCGCGGACCATCCTCGCGCGACGCCCCATATTTAGGGTGTTTCGCGCAATAAGCCACGGCTCGAGCTGCCAGACGTCACGCATCCTTGCAGGTCCGGCGCATCCTTGTATCCTGCAACCAACATTGAGATGAGCCCGAATCGAGACGCGCCTCCCGGACCCCGGATGCGGCGCACCGGTCGGCAAGAGGTATATCATGGCGGAGCCATCGCCCCGGGGCACACCGGGCAGTGAGGCCGCCGCACGCAAGCGGAGAGGGGGCAATCGCGCTCCGTCTCCCGTGTACGGCGCGATCGATCTGGGGACCAATAATTGCCGCATGTTGCTGGCGCAGCGATCGGGAACCAGCTTCCATGTCGTCGACGCGTTCTCGCGCGTTGTTCGTTTGGGTGAGGGGATCACCGGATCGGGTGCGCTGTCGCAAGGCGCCATGGACCGCGCCGTCGAGGCGCTGAAGGTCTGCGCTGACAAGATCCGCCGTCAGAATGTCGTCAAGCACCGCTCCATCGCCACCCAGGCCTGTCGCATGGCCGACAATGGCGCGGAATTCCTGGAGCGCGTCGAGCGCGAAACCGGCCTGACCTTCGATCTGATCTCGGCCGAGGAAGAGGCGCGTCTCGCCGTGCATGGCTGCGTCGATCTGCTCGATGAGGAGAAGGATGCGGCCCTGGTGATCGATATCGGCGGCGGCTCCACCGAGCTGTCCTGGGTCGATCTCGCCGAGTGGCGCAACCGCGGGGGGCGCGCGTCGGGTGGTCGTCCGCCGATGAAATCCTGGACGTCGACGCCGGTCGGTGTGGTCACGCTCTCGGAGCGCTTCCCGGAGCGCGAGGACCGGGCCGAATGGTACAACGACATGAAGTCCTATGCCCGCGACCTGATGAAGACGCCGCGCGGCGCCAAGGCGATGCGGCCGCTGTTTCGCGATGGCCGCGCGCATCTGGTCGGTACGTCGGGGACGGTCACCTCGATGGCCGGCGTCCATCTGCGGCTGCCGCGCTATGACCGCTCCAAGGTCGACGGTTTGTGGATGACCGGTGATGAGGCCCTGGACGCCTGCAAGCGCTTGCGTGAGCTCGATTTTCATGGCCGTTCCCAGGAGCCGACCATTGGCGCCGACCGGGCAGAACTGGTGCTTGCCGGTTGTGCCATCTACGAGGCCGTCGCCGAAATGTGGCCGGCCGAACGACTGCGTGTGGGGGATCGCGGCTTGCGCGAAGGCATGTTGCTCAATCTCATGCGAAAGTCCAAGAAGCGGCGACGCCGTCGCAAGACGGGCAGTGGCAAGACGCAGGCCGAGGCAGGATCGGGCGAATGAGCGACGACGACAAGACGCCGGAAGACGACGCGCCGAACGGTGAAGCGCCGAACGATGAAACGGCGAGCGATGAAACGGCCGGGGGTGATACGCCAGACGGTGAATCACCCCGGGAAGGCCTGCCTGGCTGGGGCAGTAGCGATGAGCGCCGCCGCCGTGTCTCCGGACCGATGAAGAAGGGCGGGGATGCCCGCGCCGCCAAGCAGATGTTCGAACGGGTCAAGACCGCGCGCGGTCGCAAGACCTCCTCGACCCGCTGGTTGCAGCGACAGCTCAATGATCCCTACGTCAAGAAGGCGCAGATGGAGGGCTATCGCTCGCGCGCGGCCTACAAGCTGCTGCAGCTCGACGAGCGTTTCAAATTGCTGCGTCCGGGGATGCGGGTTGTCGATCTCGGCTCGGCGCCGGGGGGCTGGGTGCAAGTAGCGCTCAAGTCCGGCGCCTCTGAAGTGGTCGGTATCGACTTGCTGGAAATCGAGCCCATCACCGGCGCGACCCTGCTGGAAAAAGACTTTACCGATGACGACGCGCCCAGCCTCGTGAAGGCCGAGATGGGCGGCGCGGCCGATGCCGTTGTCTCCGACCTTGCCCCGTGGACAACCGGTCACAAGACCACGGATCACCTGCGCATTGTCGCACTCGCCGAACTGGCCGCGCATTTTGCAGTCGAGACGCTGAAACCCGGCGGTTTCTTCATCGCCAAGGTCTTTCAGGGCGGCTCGGACGGGGCTCTGCTCGATCTCCTGAAGGCGAAGTTCGAAAAGGTTCGTCACTTCAAACCGGATGCCAGCCGTTCCGAAAGCGCCGAGACCTTCGTGGTCGCGATGGGCTTCCGGGGCTAGGGCTTATTCTTGTGCTCGGGCTCTCTGGATCGAGACCGGCACGCCATTGGCACCCATGTCGTCCCAGATCCGCACCACAATGCCATGGCTGCTCTCGTCATCGACTTCCAGCAGCACGGCGCTGTCAGGTTGTTCGGCGCGATGGCGGTTGATAGCGGCCAGCACCCGTTCCACATCGGTCCGGTCGCCGTTGACGAAGACATTGTCGTCCGCATCGAGCTGAACCACGATCGGCGGCGGGCCCGTTGTGGGGCATTGCGGGCCCTCACATTCGGGCGGCGGCCGCAAGTCGACACCTTCCTCGGACAGGAAGGTGGCGGTGACGATGAAGAAGATGAGTAGGATGAACACGATATCCAGCATCGGGGTCATGTTGACCTCGGCCTGGTCGTCGCGTCGGCGATTGCGCTGTCTCATTTTGGCCTCCCCATTGGCCGTTTTCACGCGTCGGCCTCACCCGACGCCCTGTCACTCCAGCCGCGCCGCGAGGCGATACGGGGGAGGCGGGAAGGTCATTTTCGGGCGAGAATGGGGCGGGTGGCAGGCGGTCAGTTGGCGTCGTCGAGCAGGACCGCCAGAGCGCGATCCGTATCGACAAGGCGGCGTTGAGCCGCCAGCTCACGCAGCATACGCGCACGCAGGACCGGCCAGTGGGTACTGGCAACCAGCGGGGCCAGTAGCGGTGACGTCTCGATCCAGCGCACATCGCGCCAGCCAAGGTCGATCGCCTCGCCGAGGCGCCGGGCAGCGATGTCGATGCGGCCCGACTGGGCGTCGATCGCTGCAAGGCTGATGCGCAGGTCAGGCCAGCTCTGCCCATCGGCAAGGGCCTCGTCGATCATGGCGTCCAACCCATCAGCGGCGTTGGCAGTTCCTTGCATGGCCGACAAGGCCAGGCGCTCGTTGTAGGCGGCGTCTCCTGCTGCCGTGAGCGCCGCCTCGGCGGCGTTCGCATCGCCGGCCCGCAGATGCGCCAGACCGGCCAGGCGCTGCAGGCGCGCCGTATCGCGAACTTCCGGGCGCGCCTCGTCAAGGCGCGCGAGCGCGTCCTGCGGCCGCGCGGCGCGAAGATCGTCTTCCATACGGGCCGCCAGCATGACCGTTTCGCCGGCGCCGCCGGTCATCGCCCGGGCCCACCAGACCTCGGCGGCCGGGTGGTCGAGCAGGCTGAGACTGGTGGCAATCTGGACCGGTCCGTAAAGGGTCGGCTGTCCCGAGGTGATCGCCCGGGATTCCAGGACGAGCGCGTCATGCAAGCGCCCGCGGACGCGCAACAGGTAGGCCGCGCTCGACATGGCGGCGACATCATTCGGATTGAGCGTAAACGCCTGCTGGTAGGCGGCAACGGCCTCGTCCAGCCGGCCGTGCGCATCCAGGGTGTAGGCGAGGGCATGCCAGGCAGCGGCGAAGGTCTCGTCGTGTGCGATCAGGTCGCGGGCCAGGTTTTCAGCGCGGTCGACATCGTCCGGACTGGGTGTGAATTTTGTTGCGCGCGTGGTCAGGGCAAAGCTCAGGACGAGGCGGACCTCGGGGTCGTCGGGATGGTCCGCGAGAGCTGTCTCCAGCAGCTCGATAGCGGCCTCGGTTTCCGCCGGCTGGTGCAGGTCCAGCAGAGTGCGGGCGCGGTCGATCCTGATGGCAAGGGCGATATCCGTTGGTGCGCTAGCGATCGGGTCGCCGGGGGTGTCGGCAGGCCTTTGTGAGCTGCCGGAGAACCAGAACGATCCCATGCCGGCCAGGACCAGGATGGCCAGTGCCACAATCCCGACAAGTCCGGGGCCAACGCGTCCGGATCCAACGCGTCCGGGTGCGATAAATCCGGTACGAAAGCCGCGTCTCACGGTCGATGTCTCGATCACCGACTCGGGTGCCGGAACCAGAGCGTAGCCGCGATGGCGCACGGTGCGGACGTAGCGCGGGTGCCGCGCCTCATCGCCGAGCGACCGACGCAGCAGGGCGACGCGCTGGGTGATGGTGTCCTCACTGACATGGTCGACATGCCATATCGTCCGCGCCATCTCGCCCGTGTCCATCGGGTCGGGATGGCAGCCAGCGAGCGCGACCAGCAGGTCAAAGCTCAGATCCGGGACATCCAGTCTTGCATTGGCCCGCCACACCTGCCGCGCGCGCGTGTCGACTTCGAGGTCGTCAAGGCAGAAGCGGGGAGGCAGGGGGGCGGTCATCTCGGAACGGGTCGCATTTCAGCTTTCTTCACCTGACTTCACGTGACCGCATTGCTGGCCGCGCGCAAGGGGGGGAGCTCATTTGCCCTGCGGAGATCACATCCATGTCCCTGTCCAACTCGCCTTTCGCCCTCCTGTTCGCGCTGGCTGCCATCGGCACTGCCTGCGCCCCGGCAGACTCCCAGGAGCTGCATTTCGGGAGCGATGAGGCGCGCGCGCTCAATGCGGCTGTCGAAGCCGGTGATTATGGCACCGTCACCAGTGTCATGATCCTGGCCAATGGCGCGCCGCTCCACGCGGCCTGGTTCAACGGCGCCGATGAGGCAATGCTTCACGATACACGCTCGGTGACCAAGACGGTCACCGGAATGGTGGTCGGTGCCGCGATCGCAGAGGGTTATCTGCGTCTCGATACCGAGGTCGCGAGCTTCTTCCCCGAGCTGATGCCCTTTCCCGCCCCGGACCCGCGCAAGCTGGCAATTACCGTGGAAGACCTGCTGACAATGAGTGGTCCGCTTGAGTGCAATGACTGGAACGAGTTTTCGCGTGGCAATGAAGAGCGCATGTATCTGGTCGAGGACTGGAGCGCCTTTTTCTGGGCCCTGCCGATCCGCGGCTTTCCAAGCTGGCAGCCCACGCCGGAAGCCAGCCCCCATGGGCGGGCCTTCTCCTACTGCACGGCGGGCGTGCAATTGCTCGGCGAGGTCGTTGAACGGGCCGTTGGCCAGCCCTATACCGATTATGCCGAGACGCGCCTGTTTGACCGGCTGGGGGTCGAGCAACTGGAATGGCCGCGCAACGGGCTCGGCCAGGCCCATCTGGGCGGCGGTCTGCGGCTGACCACCGAAGCCTTGGCGAGCTTGGGCGAGTTGCAACGGCT
This window contains:
- a CDS encoding carbonic anhydrase, with product MIRPPQPLLEGYREFRRDAYKMQRAHYAELAKGQNPHTLIIACSDSRVDPAVVFNARPGDLFVVRNVANLVPPMDDDGGRHGVSAAIEFAVSALRVDHIVVMGHGQCSGVAACVAGVDTTAFKYLGPWLEPLEPARAEVVAGHAGAGEDALCAALELNSIRHSLDRLHEFPFIEQAIRDRGLGLHGARFSIHDGVLEWMGEDGQFDPV
- a CDS encoding fumarylacetoacetate hydrolase family protein → MKLATLKSDSRDGRLVVVSKDLAWCADAHQVAPTLQAALDDWERCEPALRSLSDELERETIPRERFHEREALSPLPRAFQWADGSAYVNHVELVRKARSAEMPDTFWTDPLMYQGGSDAFLAPRGDIPLGDTAWGCDMEGEIAVITGDAPAGCSVDEAAKTIRLVMLVNDVSLRGLIPGELAKGFGFFQAKPPSAFSPVAVTPDELGEAWDGKKLHLPLLVKYNGEMFGKAECGIDMTFDFPQLIAHLAKTRPVTAGTIVGSGTVSNKLDDGPGKPISEGGVGYSCIAEIRMIETIKDGKPATPFMQYGDTVRIEMKDKAGKSIFGAIEQEVVKA
- a CDS encoding class I adenylate-forming enzyme family protein — translated: MSAIQAYVQREFGTFSDLVALQAAARPDHDAIRCGDARLDYRAFDARANRIAARLQADGVEPGGVVAICAASHVDYMAVFLGTLRCGAAISPLSPSATPAQLAAMIRDCGASHVALDAAVSAHLSDELAGLSARPLALEAGAAGAALDDWLGDAADPPAAVEITPEMAFNIIYSSGTTGTPKGIVQSHRMRWPHNHLTDPVGFGPGAVTLCSTPLYSNTTLVSVLPTLAGGGTLVLMPKFEARGFLELAQRHKATHSMLVPVQYQRILAVPDFDAFDLSAYQLKFCTSAPFSAELKAEVLARWPGGLVEYYGMTEGGGSCVLVAHEHPDKLHTVGKAMPGHDIRVIDPQGQECAAGEIGEVVGRSGAMMTGYHGQPEKTREAEWHAPDGARFIRTGDLAAKDADGFFTIVGRAKDMIISGGMNIYPADLEAILRAHEAVADVAVIGVPSRDWGETPVACVVLEAGAEVAPDALRAFANQQLGKMQRISAVRLVDELPRSAIGKVLKRELQDAWTKAG
- the hspQ gene encoding heat shock protein HspQ, translated to MIIRNAKFGLGDVVRHRLFPFRGVVVDVDPEFANTEEWYESIPKEVRPSKDQPFYHLLAENDESYYGAYVSEGNLLPDAENGPVEHPQIAEAFEGFDGTRYQLKTAPDQAH
- a CDS encoding Ppx/GppA phosphatase family protein, whose amino-acid sequence is MAEPSPRGTPGSEAAARKRRGGNRAPSPVYGAIDLGTNNCRMLLAQRSGTSFHVVDAFSRVVRLGEGITGSGALSQGAMDRAVEALKVCADKIRRQNVVKHRSIATQACRMADNGAEFLERVERETGLTFDLISAEEEARLAVHGCVDLLDEEKDAALVIDIGGGSTELSWVDLAEWRNRGGRASGGRPPMKSWTSTPVGVVTLSERFPEREDRAEWYNDMKSYARDLMKTPRGAKAMRPLFRDGRAHLVGTSGTVTSMAGVHLRLPRYDRSKVDGLWMTGDEALDACKRLRELDFHGRSQEPTIGADRAELVLAGCAIYEAVAEMWPAERLRVGDRGLREGMLLNLMRKSKKRRRRRKTGSGKTQAEAGSGE
- a CDS encoding RlmE family RNA methyltransferase; this encodes MSDDDKTPEDDAPNGEAPNDETASDETAGGDTPDGESPREGLPGWGSSDERRRRVSGPMKKGGDARAAKQMFERVKTARGRKTSSTRWLQRQLNDPYVKKAQMEGYRSRAAYKLLQLDERFKLLRPGMRVVDLGSAPGGWVQVALKSGASEVVGIDLLEIEPITGATLLEKDFTDDDAPSLVKAEMGGAADAVVSDLAPWTTGHKTTDHLRIVALAELAAHFAVETLKPGGFFIAKVFQGGSDGALLDLLKAKFEKVRHFKPDASRSESAETFVVAMGFRG
- a CDS encoding ExbD/TolR family protein, coding for MRQRNRRRDDQAEVNMTPMLDIVFILLIFFIVTATFLSEEGVDLRPPPECEGPQCPTTGPPPIVVQLDADDNVFVNGDRTDVERVLAAINRHRAEQPDSAVLLEVDDESSHGIVVRIWDDMGANGVPVSIQRARAQE
- a CDS encoding winged helix-turn-helix domain-containing protein encodes the protein MTAPLPPRFCLDDLEVDTRARQVWRANARLDVPDLSFDLLVALAGCHPDPMDTGEMARTIWHVDHVSEDTITQRVALLRRSLGDEARHPRYVRTVRHRGYALVPAPESVIETSTVRRGFRTGFIAPGRVGSGRVGPGLVGIVALAILVLAGMGSFWFSGSSQRPADTPGDPIASAPTDIALAIRIDRARTLLDLHQPAETEAAIELLETALADHPDDPEVRLVLSFALTTRATKFTPSPDDVDRAENLARDLIAHDETFAAAWHALAYTLDAHGRLDEAVAAYQQAFTLNPNDVAAMSSAAYLLRVRGRLHDALVLESRAITSGQPTLYGPVQIATSLSLLDHPAAEVWWARAMTGGAGETVMLAARMEDDLRAARPQDALARLDEARPEVRDTARLQRLAGLAHLRAGDANAAEAALTAAGDAAYNERLALSAMQGTANAADGLDAMIDEALADGQSWPDLRISLAAIDAQSGRIDIAARRLGEAIDLGWRDVRWIETSPLLAPLVASTHWPVLRARMLRELAAQRRLVDTDRALAVLLDDAN
- a CDS encoding serine hydrolase domain-containing protein — protein: MSLSNSPFALLFALAAIGTACAPADSQELHFGSDEARALNAAVEAGDYGTVTSVMILANGAPLHAAWFNGADEAMLHDTRSVTKTVTGMVVGAAIAEGYLRLDTEVASFFPELMPFPAPDPRKLAITVEDLLTMSGPLECNDWNEFSRGNEERMYLVEDWSAFFWALPIRGFPSWQPTPEASPHGRAFSYCTAGVQLLGEVVERAVGQPYTDYAETRLFDRLGVEQLEWPRNGLGQAHLGGGLRLTTEALASLGELQRLGGVIGGDRLLPQDWTDASIAHQAAIPNTPGWGYGYLWWLMPYEVEGETFWAAGMNGNGGNRVFILPDFGLTVVFTNTDYNTPTMHQNASAFLQTEIVARLSLE